From Acidimicrobiales bacterium, one genomic window encodes:
- the ftsW gene encoding putative lipid II flippase FtsW produces the protein MTATENRPRRQQKVAARGRHPASRVAPDGRGPKRPVGRRTGPFLVLFLSVTALVLLGMVMTLSASAVVSINTSDSAWSLFRRQLMWTALGAVVMLVVMRVDYRRLRVLAMPAVVGSLVLLVVVLLPGFGVNVYGATRWIRLGPFSFQPSEVAKLALVLFTADLLSRPSRDIENTAATLRPVVAVTGLFIGLLMLQPHLGNSVVIAIAVGSMLFLAGTPLLHLGGLSIVSAMGMVAVIAGTPWRRHRWNVFMDPWRDPAGLGYQPLQSLHAITVGGLTGVGLGASKAKWGFLPFAHSDFIFAIIAEELGLLGAGAVVGLFITIGFVGVVVALRAPDRFGMLLALGITMWIVSQAFLNIGSVTKLVPVVGVTLPFLSFGGTSLVVTMAAVGVLLNVARQGR, from the coding sequence ATGACGGCAACCGAGAACCGACCGCGGCGTCAACAAAAGGTCGCCGCCCGTGGCCGCCATCCGGCGTCGCGCGTCGCGCCCGACGGTCGCGGACCGAAGCGCCCGGTGGGTCGTCGCACCGGGCCGTTCCTCGTGCTGTTCCTCTCGGTCACCGCCCTCGTACTCCTCGGGATGGTCATGACCCTCTCGGCCTCGGCGGTCGTGAGCATCAACACCTCCGACAGCGCCTGGAGCCTGTTCCGGCGGCAGCTGATGTGGACGGCGCTCGGAGCCGTCGTGATGCTCGTCGTGATGCGCGTCGACTATCGGCGACTCCGGGTGCTCGCCATGCCGGCGGTCGTCGGCTCGCTCGTGCTGCTCGTCGTCGTCTTGCTGCCCGGCTTCGGTGTCAACGTCTACGGGGCGACCCGCTGGATCCGCCTCGGCCCGTTCTCCTTCCAGCCGTCCGAGGTCGCCAAGCTCGCGCTGGTGCTTTTCACCGCGGATCTGTTGAGCCGCCCGTCTCGCGACATCGAGAACACCGCCGCCACCCTCCGCCCCGTCGTCGCAGTGACCGGACTCTTCATCGGTCTCCTCATGCTGCAGCCGCATCTCGGGAACTCCGTGGTGATCGCGATCGCGGTCGGCAGCATGCTGTTCCTGGCCGGCACCCCGCTGCTGCACCTCGGCGGTCTTTCGATCGTGAGCGCGATGGGCATGGTCGCGGTCATCGCCGGCACCCCGTGGCGTCGTCATCGTTGGAACGTGTTCATGGATCCGTGGCGGGATCCGGCGGGGCTCGGCTACCAGCCGCTCCAGTCGCTCCATGCGATCACCGTCGGCGGGTTGACCGGCGTCGGTCTCGGCGCGAGCAAGGCCAAGTGGGGGTTCCTGCCCTTCGCCCACTCCGACTTCATCTTCGCGATCATCGCCGAGGAGCTCGGTCTGCTCGGCGCCGGCGCAGTCGTCGGGCTGTTCATCACCATCGGTTTCGTCGGTGTGGTGGTGGCCCTTCGGGCTCCCGATCGGTTCGGCATGCTGCTCGCCCTCGGCATCACGATGTGGATCGTGTCGCAGGCATTCCTCAACATCGGATCGGTGACCAAGCTCGTGCCGGTGGTCGGCGTGACCCTGCCGTTCCTGTCGTTCGGTGGCACCTCGCTCGTCGTCACGATGGCGGCAGTCGGTGTACTGCTCAACGTCGCTCGTCAAGGACGGTGA